A single genomic interval of Carassius auratus strain Wakin chromosome 30, ASM336829v1, whole genome shotgun sequence harbors:
- the LOC113049423 gene encoding leukocyte surface antigen CD53, whose product MSCLKCLKYTMCVVNFIFFVCGATVFGLGIYLMTSSRFSSLLPTLQAVNIANSLFIIGIIITCVSFLGFLGALKENRCLLISFFILLFLLMLAELAAACLLLLYENQIGAFIEKDLKDGLEKSKDSRSNKTVEDDWDQVQKTLHCCGIKNHTEWGPNVPKSCNIQINETVYWQEGCYTKLKNAFEGNLLNTGIGVIVVCVIEVLGMCFSMTLFCHISRSGLGYK is encoded by the exons ATGTCGTGCCTGAAGTGCCTTAAGTACACCATGTGTGTGGTGAACTTCATCTTTTTT GTCTGTGGGGCTACAGTCTTTGGATTGGGCATCTATTTGATGACATCCTCCAGGTTCTCTTCCCTACTCCCCACTCTTCAGGCTGTAAACATCGCAAACTCGCTTTTCATCATTGGGATCATTATCACCTGTGTCTCCTTCTTGGGCTTTCTTGGAGCGCTGAAGGAAAATCGTTGCCTGCTTATATCT TTCTTCATACTGTTGTTCCTTCTAATGTTGGCTGAGCTGGCTGCTGCCTGCCTTTTGCTGCTGTACGAGAATCAG ATTGGGGCTTTCATTGAAAAAGATCTTAAGGATGGTTTAGAGAAATCCAAAGACAGCAGAAGCAATAAAACAGTTGAAGATGACTGGGACCAAGTACAAAAAACT TTGCATTGCTGTGGAATCAAAAACCATACAGAATGGGGGCCAAATGTGCCGAAGTCATGCAACATTCAAATTAATGAAACAGTTTATTGGCAGGAG GGTTGTTACACAAAGCTGAAGAATGCATTTGAAGGAAATCTCTTGAACACAGGGATTGGTGTCATTGTTGTCTGTGTTATTGAG GTCTTGGGTATGTGTTTCTCAATGACCCTGTTCTGCCACATAAGTCGAAGCGGGTTAGGATACAAATGA
- the lman2lb gene encoding lectin, mannose-binding 2-like b, which yields MAAIVMKLNGTISTTVMNLPYSLPNKIRLSTLLVFILAFMSYISGENTYEDNAYEFLKREYSLSKPYQGLGSSSSSHWEFMGNTMIMPEHIRLTPDLQSRQGAVWSRIPCYLRDWELRLQFKIHGEGKKNLNGDGLAIWLTKERMQNGEVFGNTNFFTGLGVFVDTYPNDDKQHERTFPFISAMVGNGSVAYDHDRDGRPTDLGGCAAHVRNVEYDTFLLIRYMKNRLTVMTDIEGKQEWKDCLDIPGVRLPQGYYFGASSATGDLSDNHDVISFKLYELTVERSPEEEEDQQEIMVPSVDYRVDPNVLVEDEGRSIITTFFLFIVSVVVLVVVVVVILFLYNHYKENRRKRFY from the exons ATGGCGGCCATCGTGATGAAGTTGAACGGGACTATTTCCACAACAGTAATGAATTTACCGTACAGTCTGCCAAACAAAATAAGATTATCTACGTTATTAGTATTCATACTCGCCTTTATGAGCTATATCTCAGGCGAAAACACATATGAAGATAATGCTTACGAATTTCTCAAGCGAGAGTATTCGCTGAGTAAGCCTTACCAAG GACTAGGATCCTCCAGCTCCTCACACTGGGAGTTCATGGGAAACACCATGATCATGCCCGAACACATACGGCTGACACCAGACTTGCAGAGCAGACAAGGAGCTGTATGGAGTCGTATT CCCTGTTACCTCAGGGACTGGGAACTCCGGTTACAATTTAAGATCCATGGTGAGGGCAAGAAGAACCTGAATGGGGATGGCCTTGCGATATGGCTTACCAAAGAGCGAATGCAAAATG gtGAAGTGTTTGGGAACACAAACTTTTTTACAGGTCTGGGTGTTTTTGTTGACACTTATCCAAATGATGACAAGCAGCATGAG AGAACGTTTCCTTTTATCTCTGCGATGGTCGGGAATGGGAGTGTTGCATATGATCATGACCGTGATGGACGGCCTACTGATCTTGGTGGCTGCGCTGCTCACGTTCGCAATGTTGAATATGACACATTCCTCCTGATCAGATACATGAAGAACAGACTCACA GTGATGACAGATATCGAGGGGAAGCAAGAGTGGAAGGACTGTCTGGATATCCCTGGAGTGAGGCTCCCACAAGGTTACTACTTCGGCGCTTCATCGGCCACTGGAGATTTATCAG ATAACCATGACGTGATCTCCTTCAAGCTGTATGAGCTCACAGTGGAACGGAGTCCTGAAGAGGAAGAGGACCAGCAGGAGATCATGGTGCCTAGTGTAGACTACCGAGTGGACCCTAATG TTCTTGTGGAGGATGAAGGAAGGAGCATCATCACCACCTTCTTTCTCTTCATTGTTTCAGTCGTTGTGCTGGTTGTAGTGGTTGTGGTTATTCTCTTTTTATATAATCACTATAAAGAGAACCGCCGCAAACGGTTCTACTGA